The nucleotide sequence TGGCGAGGCAGTCGCCCGTTTCGAGCCGCCACAGGCGCTCGCCAACCGTCATCTCCATTGCGCCTTCCATGACCCAAACCTGTTGGTAAATTTCCGCATCGCGCAGGCTCGTGTCATAGGCCACGCGCTGGCCGGGCGGAAAGCGCACTTCCACGAGCTGGATGGGCGACCATGCGGGCGGCGAGAGATTGCGCCGCACGTAGCCCGACTCGGGATCGGTCCAAACCGCTTGATCGCGGGCGGCGGCGTGAGGAGAAGGGGCCTGCGGTGCGTCGTCGCCCGGCGCCTCGAAGAGCGACGCAAGCGAGACGCCAAGCGCCGTGGCGAGCTTGTCGAGCACGACGGCCGTGGGGCTGCTTTCACCGCGTTCGATGAGCGAGATGTTCGAACGGCTGACCGAACTGCGTTCGGCTAGCGCCTCAAGCGACCAGCCTTTGGCGTCTCGCAGTTCGCGCAAGCGGCGGGCGATGTTGGTGTGGATATCCATAGCATCTAGTTTAATGGATTTAATCGTCCAGTAAACTGGATTATGTGATTCTGCGTATAAAAGTTTATGCGCATCAAGTTTGTCGCAGAGGCGCGACAGATGATGCCGCCCTGTTTTCCCTGCTAACCGACGCGCAAACGTTTGCGCCATCCTGGACGGTTAAAACCTTGATTTCCGTCAATTGAAGGCCGTCTGCCCGCTGTTAGTTTCCCGCTATCTCACAAAGACATCGCAGTGCGGTTCGGGGCGCAACATGCAACACCACACGCTGGACCTGGAAATCGGGCAGCTTCTTTCTGGGCCGCCGCTTGCCTGCGGGCCCGACGTGCCGATTCGCGAAGCGGCGCGCATGATGAGCGAGCGGCGCTACAGCGCCATCGTGATTACCGAAATGGGGCGGCCCGTCGGCATCTGGACTGAGCACGACGCGCTCGCGCTGGGCGAAGACGCCGCCGCGCTCGCGCTGCCCATCCGCCACGCGATGAGCCATCCGGTGCGCGCGCTGCCTGCGGGCACGCGTCTGCGCGATGCCGCGCTGCGCTTCAAGCGCGAGGGCATCCGCCATTGTCTCGTGGTGGATCAGGCGGGCCGCTCGCTTGGCATCGTCACGCAAACCGACCTGGTCATGAACCAGGGGCTCGAATGCTTTCTGCGGCTGAAGACCGTCGGGTCGGTGAACGCCGCGATGCCGCTCGTGGTCGATGCGCGCATGCCCATGCACGACGCCATGCAGCGTATGCGTGCGCGGCGTCTGAGCGCACTCGTCGTGAGGTATCCCGAAGGCGACTACGGCATCGTGACCGAGCGCGACGTGGTGCGCTTCGCGGCCGCCGGCGCGCTCGGCGGCATGGTCGGCGCGCGCGCGAGCCGGCCGCTGCGCTCGCTCGCGCATTCGCAAAGCCTCTATGCTGCGCGTCAATATCTCGTTGAGCACCGCATGCGCCATGTGGGTGTGATCGGCGAAGACGGGAGTCTCGCTGGCCTGCTCGACCTCTCGCATATCCTGCACGACATCGAAGACGGTTTCGTGCGCGAACTGCAGATGGCGCTGCGCGAGCGCGACGACGCGCTGCTCGCTTCGCGTGCGAACCTGCGCCTCGCCGACCAGGTGGTGGAGTCGACGCTCGATGGCGTGATGATCACTGACCTCGACGGCACCATCGAGCGCGTGAACCCCGCTTTTACAAGGCTCACTGGTTATACGGAGCGCGAGGCGCTCGGGCGCAACGCAAGCCTGCTCAACTCGGGGCGCCAGGGTCCGGCGTTCTACAGCGCGCTGTGGCGCAGCCTTCAGCAAAACGGCCACTGGAAAGGTGAAATCTGGAACCGCCGCAAGGACGGCGCACTTTACCTGGAATACCTGACTATTTCCAGCATCTGCGACCCCGGCGGCCGCTGTACGCATTACGCCGCGATTTTCGCGGACATCACGCAGCGCCGCGAGACCGAGGAGCGCCTGAGCTACCTCGCGACACACGACGCCTTGACGGGCCTGCCCAATCGCACGCTTTTCACCGAGCGCCTCACGCTCTCGCTCGCGCGCGCACGCCGCTCGGGCAAGCACGTCGCGGTGATGTTCCTCGACCTCGACCGCTTCAAGCTCATCAACGACACGATGGGTCATGGCGTGGGCGACGAGGCGCTCACCGTGATCG is from Paraburkholderia flagellata and encodes:
- a CDS encoding helix-turn-helix domain-containing protein codes for the protein MDIHTNIARRLRELRDAKGWSLEALAERSSVSRSNISLIERGESSPTAVVLDKLATALGVSLASLFEAPGDDAPQAPSPHAAARDQAVWTDPESGYVRRNLSPPAWSPIQLVEVRFPPGQRVAYDTSLRDAEIYQQVWVMEGAMEMTVGERLWRLETGDCLAMRLDCPIVYRNPTSEPARYIVALCRTTN
- a CDS encoding EAL domain-containing protein; this encodes MQHHTLDLEIGQLLSGPPLACGPDVPIREAARMMSERRYSAIVITEMGRPVGIWTEHDALALGEDAAALALPIRHAMSHPVRALPAGTRLRDAALRFKREGIRHCLVVDQAGRSLGIVTQTDLVMNQGLECFLRLKTVGSVNAAMPLVVDARMPMHDAMQRMRARRLSALVVRYPEGDYGIVTERDVVRFAAAGALGGMVGARASRPLRSLAHSQSLYAARQYLVEHRMRHVGVIGEDGSLAGLLDLSHILHDIEDGFVRELQMALRERDDALLASRANLRLADQVVESTLDGVMITDLDGTIERVNPAFTRLTGYTEREALGRNASLLNSGRQGPAFYSALWRSLQQNGHWKGEIWNRRKDGALYLEYLTISSICDPGGRCTHYAAIFADITQRRETEERLSYLATHDALTGLPNRTLFTERLTLSLARARRSGKHVAVMFLDLDRFKLINDTMGHGVGDEALTVIATRLREAVRETDTVARLGGDEFTLLIEDIEDIRHVGQIAQGLLARVGAAMHIGEQLLFVTPSIGISMYPDDARDPRQLLMQADRAMYEAKDAGKNNFRFFAAPMTSSAMERIVLESELHHALEADELVLYYQPEFDVASGALVNIEALVRWQHPRRGLVPPDQFIPIAEESSLIVPLGAWVLREACRQAREWLDEGFDFGRISVNLSARQCLHDGFLHQLTTILSETGLPATRLQLELVESMAMTSGRGGIEALLQELAARGISLAIDDFGTGYSSFKYLQSLPVDTLKVDRSFLADMADRGPDMSPRVKKSAARDRSIVRAIVAMARSLGVTVVAEGVETPRQLEFLREIGCDRAQGFLLARPAPAELMPRALEAYVAA